The Dasypus novemcinctus isolate mDasNov1 chromosome 20, mDasNov1.1.hap2, whole genome shotgun sequence genome includes a region encoding these proteins:
- the CHD4 gene encoding chromodomain-helicase-DNA-binding protein 4 isoform X6, which produces MASGLGSPSPCSAGSEDDDMDALLNNSLPPPHPENDEDPEEDLSEAETPKLKKKKKPKKPRDPKIPKSKRQKKELGDSSGEGPEFVEEEEEVALRSDSEGSDYTPGKKKKKKLGPKKEKKSKSKRKEEEEEDDDDDDSKEPKSSAQLLEDWGMEDIDHVFSEEDYRTLTNYKAFSQFVRPLIAAKNPKIAVSKMMMVLGAKWREFSTNNPFKGSSGASVAAAAAAAVAVVESMVTATEVAPPPPPVEVPIRKAKTKEGKGPNARRKPKGSPRVPDAKKPKPKKVAPLKIKLGGFGSKRKRSSSEDDDLDVESDFDDASINSYSVSDGSTSRSSRSRKKLRTTKKKKKGEEEVTAVDGYETDHQDYCEVCQQGGEIILCDTCPRAYHMVCLDPDMEKAPEGKWSCPHCEKEGIQWEAKEDNSEGEEILEEVGGDPEEEDDHHMEFCRVCKDGGELLCCDTCPSSYHIHCLNPPLPEIPNGEWLCPRCTCPALKGKVQKILIWKWGQPPSPTPVPRPPDADPNTPSPKPLEGRPERQFFVKWQGMSYWHCSWVSELQLELHCQVMFRNYQRKNDMDEPPSGDFGGDEEKSRKRKNKDPKFAEMEERFYRYGIKPEWMMIHRILNHSVDKKGHVHYLIKWRDLPYDQASWESEDVEIQDYDLFKQSYWNHRELMRGEEGRPGKKLKKVKLRKLERPPETPTVDPTVKYERQPEYLDATGGTLHPYQMEGLNWLRFSWAQGTDTILADEMGLGKTVQTAVFLYSLYKEGHSKGPFLVSAPLSTIINWEREFEMWAPDMYVVTYVGDKDSRAIIRENEFSFEDNAIRGGKKASRMKKEASVKFHVLLTSYELITIDMAILGSIDWACLIVDEAHRLKNNQSKFFRVLNGYSLQHKLLLTGTPLQNNLEELFHLLNFLTPERFHNLEGFLEEFADIAKEDQIKKLHDMLGPHMLRRLKADVFKNMPSKTELIVRVELSPMQKKYYKYILTRNFEALNARGGGNQVSLLNVVMDLKKCCNHPYLFPVAAMEAPKMPNGMYDGSALIRASGKLLLLQKMLKNLKEGGHRVLIFSQMTKMLDLLEDFLEHEGYKYERIDGGITGNMRQEAIDRFNAPGAQQFCFLLSTRAGGLGINLATADTVIIYDSDWNPHNDIQAFSRAHRIGQNKKVMIYRFVTRASVEERITQVAKKKMMLTHLVVRPGLGSKTGSMSKQELDDILKFGTEELFKDEATDGGGDNKEGEDSSVIHYDDKAIERLLDRNQDETEDTELQGMNEYLSSFKVAQYVVREEEMGEEEEVEREIIKQEESVDPDYWEKLLRHHYEQQQEDLARNLGKGKRIRKQVNYNDGSQEDRDWQDDQSDNQSDYSVASEEGDEDFDERSEAPRRPSRKGLRNDKDKPLPPLLARVGGNIEVLGFNARQRKAFLNAIMRYGMPPQDAFTTQWLVRDLRGKSEKEFKAYVSLFMRHLCEPGADGAETFADGVPREGLSRQHVLTRIGVMSLIRKKVQEFEHVNGRWSMPELAEVEENKKMSQPGSPSPKTPTPSTPGDTQPNTPAPAPPPEDGIKIEENSLKEEESAEGEKEVKTTAPEATVECTQPSAPASEDEKVLVELPEGEEKVEKAEVKERTEEPMETETKGAAEVEKVEEKSAIDLTPIVVEDKEEKKEEEEKKEVMLQNGETPKELNDEKQKKNIKQRFMFNIADGGFTELHSLWQNEERAATVTKKTYEIWHRRHDYWLLAGIINHGYARWQDIQNDPRYAILNEPFKGEMNRGNFLEIKNKFLARRFKLLEQALVIEEQLRRAAYLNMSEDPSHPSMALNTRFAEVECLAESHQHLSKESMAGNKPANAVLHKGILKQLEELLSDMKADVTRLPATIARIPPVAVRLQMSERNILSRLANRAPEPTPQQVAQQQ; this is translated from the exons ATGGCGTCGGGCCTGGGCTCCCCGTCCCCCTGCTCGGCGGGCAGTGAGGACGACGACATGGATGCACTTTTGAACAAcagcctgcccccaccccacccag AAAACGACGAGGACCCAGAAGAGGATTTGTCAGAAGCAGAGACTCCAAagctcaagaagaaaaagaagcctAAGAAACCTCGGGACCCTAAAATCCCTAAGAGCAAGCGCCAAAAAAAGGAG CTGGGGGACAGCTCTGGGGAGGGGCCAGAGTttgtggaggaggaggaagaggtggcTCTGCGTTCAGACAGTGAGGGCAGCGACTATACCCCtggcaagaagaagaagaagaagcttggtcctaagaaagaaaagaagagcaaatccaagcggaaagaagaggaggaggaggatgacgatgatgatgattCAAAG GAGCCTAAATCATCCGCTCAGCTCCTGGAAGATTGGGGCATGGAAGACATTGACCATGTGTTCTCAGAGGAGGATTATCGCACTCTTACCAACTACAAGGCCTTCAGCCAGTTTGTCCG ACCCCTCATTGCTGCCAAAAACCCCAAGATTGCTGTTTCCAAAATGATGATGGTTTTGGGCGCTAAGTGGCGGGAGTTCAGTACCAACAACCCCTTCAAAGGCAGTTCTGGGGCCTCAGTGGCAGCGGCAGCAGCGGCGGCAGTGGCTGTGGTGGAGAGCATGGTGACTGCCACTGAAGTTGCCCCACCACCTCCCCCCGTGGAGGTGCCTATCCGCAAAGCCAAGACCAAGGAGGGCAAAG GTCCCAATGCCCGGAGGAAGCCCAAGGGCAGCCCTCGTGTACCTGATGCCAAGAAGCCTAAACCCAAGAAAGTAGCTCCTCTGAAAATCAAGCTGGGAGGTTTTGGTTCTAAGCGTAAAAGATCCTCG AGTGAGGATGATGACTTAGATGTGGAATCTGACTTTGACGATGCCAGTATCAACAGCTATTCTGTTTCTGATGGCTCCACCAGCCGTAGTAGCCGCAGCCGCAAGAAACTCCGAaccactaaaaagaaaaagaaag GCGAGGAGGAGGTGACTGCTGTGGATGGTTATGAGACAGACCACCAGGACTATTGCGAGGTGTGCCAGCAAGGTGGCGAGATCATCCTGTGCGATACCTGTCCCCGAGCTTACCACATGGTCTGCCTGGACCCTGACATGGAGAAGGCCCCCGAGGGCAAGTGGAGCTGTCCACACTGT GAGAAGGAGGGCATCCAGTGGGAGGCTAAAGAGGATAATTCTGAGGGTGAGGAAATCCTGGAAGAGGTTGGGGGGGACCCTGAAGAGGAGGATGACCACCACATGGAATTCTGCCGGGTCTGCAAGGATGGTGGGGAGCTGCTGTGCTGTGACACCTGCCCTTCCTCCTACCATATCCACTGCCTGAACCCCCCGCTCCCAGAAATACCCAACGGTGAATGGCTGTGTCCCCGCTGTACG tGCCCAGCTCTTAAGGGCAAGGTTCAGAAGATCTTAATCTGGAAGTGGGGTCAGCCTCCATCTCCCACACCAGTGCCTCGGCCTCCGGATGCTGATCCCAATACTCCCTCCCCCAAGCCCTTGGAGGGGCGACCAGAGCGGCAGTTCTTTGTGAAATGGCAAGGCATGTCTTACTGGCACTGCTCCTGGGTATCTGAACTGCAG CTGGAGCTGCACTGTCAGGTGATGTTCCGGAACTATCAGCGGAagaatgacatggatgaaccacCTTCTGGGGACTTTGGTGGTGATGAAGAGAAGAGCCGAAAGCGAAAGAACAAGGATCCtaaatttgcagaaatggagGAACGCTTCTATCGCTATGGGATAAAACCTGAGTGGATGATGATACACCGAATTCTCAACCACAG TGTGGACAAGAAGGGCCATGTTCACTACTTGATCAAATGGCGTGACTTACCCTATGATCAGGCATCTTGGGAaagtgaggatgtggagatacAGGACTATGACCTGTTCAAGCAGAGCTATTGGAATCACAG gGAGTTAATGAGGGGTGAGGAAGGACGGCCAGGCAAGAAACTCAAGAAGGTAAAGCTGAGGAAGCTGGAGAGACCTCCTGAAACACCAACCGTTGAC CCAACAGTGAAGTATGAACGACAGCCCGAGTACCTGGATGCCACAGGTGGAACCCTGCACCCCTATCAGATGGAGGGCTTGAACTGGCTGCGTTTCTCCTGGGCCCAGGGCACTGACACCATCTTGGCTGATGAGATGGGCCTGGGGAAGACTGTGCAGACAGCCGTCTTTCTTTATTCTCTCTACAAAGAG GGTCATTCCAAAGGCCCCTTCCTAGTGAGCGCCCCTCTTTCTACCATCATCAACTGGGAGCGGGAGTTTGAAATGTGGGCTCCAGATATGTATGTCGTGACCTACGTGGGCGACAAGGATAGCCGTGCCATCATCCGGGAGAATGAGTTCTCCTTTGAAGACAACGCCATTCGTGGTGGCAAGAAGGCCTCCCGCATGAAG AAAGAGGCATCTGTGAAATTCCATGTGCTGCTGACATCCTATGAGTTGATCACCATTGACATGGCTATCTTGGGTTCTATTGACTGGGCCTGCCTCATTGTGGATGAAGCCCATCGGCTCAAGAACAATCAGTCTAAG TTCTTCCGGGTCTTGAATGGCTATTCACTCCAGCACAAGCTGTTGCTAACTGGGACTCCGTTACAAAACAATCTGGAAGAGTTGTTTCATCTGCTCAATTTTCTCACTCCTGAGAGGTTCCA caatttggaaggcttcctggaggagtttGCTGACATTGCCAAGGAGGACCAGATTAAAAAACTACATGACATGCTGGGGCCTCACATGTTGCGACGGCTCAAAGCTGATGTGTTCAAGAATATGCCATCCAAGACAGAGCTTATTGTGCGTGTGGAGCTGAGCCCTATGCAGAA GAAATATTACAAGTACATCCTCACTCGAAATTTTGAGGCACTCAATGCTCGAGGTGGTGGGAACCAAGTCTCCTTGCTAAATGTGGTGATGGATCTTAAGAAGTGCTGCAACCACCCCTATCTCTTCCCCGTGGCTGCAATG GAAGCCCCTAAGATGCCCAATGGCATGTATGATGGCAGTGCCCTAATCAGAGCATCTGGGAAATTACTACTATTGCAGAAGATGCTCAAGAACCTGAAGGAGGGTGGGCACCGTGTGCTCATCTTCTCCCAG ATGACTAAGATGTTGGATCTACTAGAGGATTTCTTGGAACATGAAGGTTATAAATATGAGCGTATTGACGGTGGAATCACTGGGAACATGCGTCAAGAGGCCATTGACCGCTTTAATG CACCAGGTGCTCAACAGTTCTGCTTCTTGCTTTCTACTCGAGCTGGAGGCCTTGGTATCAATCTGGCCACTGCAGACACAGTAATTATCTATGACTCGGACTGGAATCCCCATAATGATATCCAG GCTTTTAGCAGAGCTCACCGTATTGGCCAAAATAAGAAGGTGATGATCTATCGATTTGTGACCCGTGCGTCAGTGGAGGAGCGCATCACGCAGGTGGCGAAGAAGAAGATGATGCTGACGCATTTAGTGGTGCGACCTGGGCTGGGTTCCAAGACTGGATCCATGTCCAAACAGGAGCTGGATGATATCCTCAAGTTTGGCACTGAGGAGCTATTTAAGGATGAAGCCACAGATGGAG GAGGAGACAACAAAGAGGGAGAAGATAGCAGTGTTATCCACTATGATGATAAGGCCATTGAACGACTGCTGGACCGTAACCAGGATGAGACTGAGGACACAGAGTTGCAGGGCATGAATGAATATTTGAGCTCATTCAAAGTGGCCCAGTACGTGGTGCGGGAAGAAGAAATGGGG gaggaagaggaggtagAACGGGAAATCATAAAACAGGAAGAAAGTGTGGATCCTGACTACTGGGAGAAATTGCTGCGGCACCATTATGAGCAGCAGCAAGAAGATCTGGCCCGAAATCTGGGCAAAGGGAAAAGAATTCGTAAACAGGTCAACTACAATGATGGCTCACAGGAGGACCGAG ATTGGCAGGACGACCAGTCCGACAACCAGTCCGATTACTCAGTGGCTTCAGAGGAAGGTGATGAAGACTTTGATGAACGTTCAGAAG CTCCCCGCAGGCCCAGTCGTAAGGGCCTGCGGAATGACAAAGATAAGCCATTACCTCCTCTGTTGGCTCGTGTTGGTGGGAATATTGAA GTACTTGGTTTTAATGCTCGTCAGAGAAAAGCCTTTCTTAATGCAATTATGCGATATGGGATGCCACCCCAGGATGCTTTCACCACTCAGTGGCTTGTGAGAGATCTTCGAGGCAAATCAGAGAAAGAGTTCAA GGcctatgtgtctctttttatgcGGCATTTATGTGAGCCTGGAGCAGATGGGGCAGAGACGTTTGCTGATGGTGTCCCCCGAGAAGGCCTGTCTCGCCAGCATGTCCTTACTAGGATTGGTGTCATGTCCTTGATTCGCAAGAAG GTTCAAGAGTTTGAACATGTTAACGGGCGCTGGAGCATGCCtgagctggctgaagtagaggaaaacaagaaaatgtcCCAGCCGGGGTCACCCTCCCCAAAGACTCCTACACCCTCCACTCCAGGGGACACACAACCCAATACTCctgctcctgccccaccccctg AGGATGggataaaaatagaagaaaatagccTCAAAGAAGAAGAGAGTGCGGAAGGAGAAAAGGAGGTTAAAACTACAGCCCCTGAGGCCACTGTTGAG tgTACACAACCCTCTGCCCCTGCCTCAGAGGATGAAAAGGTCCTTGTTGAACTTCCTgagggagaggagaaagtggAAAAGGCAGAGGTGAAGGAGAGAACAGAGGAACCTATGGAGACAGAGACCAAAG GTGCTGCTGAGGTGGAGAAGGTAGAGGAGAAGTCAGCAATAGATCTGACCCCCATTGTGGTGGAGGATAAAG aagagaagaaagaagaagaagagaaaaaagaggtgATGCTTCAGAATGGAGAGACCCCCAAAGAGCTCAATGATgagaagcagaagaaaaacattaaacaGCGTTTCATGTTCAACATTGCAGATGGTGGTTTTACTG AATTGCACTCCCTTTGGCAGAATGAGGAGCGGGCAGCCACAGTCACCAAGAAGACTTATGAGATCTGGCATCGACGGCATGACTATTGGCTGCTGGCTGGCATCATAAA CCATGGCTATGCCCGGTGGCAGGACATCCAGAATGACCCACGCTATGCCATCCTCAATGAACCTTTCAAAGGTGAAATGAACCGTGGCAATTTCTTAGAAATCAAGAATAAGTTTCTAGCACGAAGATTCAAG CTCTTGG
- the CHD4 gene encoding chromodomain-helicase-DNA-binding protein 4 isoform X4, translated as MASGLGSPSPCSAGSEDDDMDALLNNSLPPPHPENDEDPEEDLSEAETPKLKKKKKPKKPRDPKIPKSKRQKKERMLLCRQLGDSSGEGPEFVEEEEEVALRSDSEGSDYTPGKKKKKKLGPKKEKKSKSKRKEEEEEDDDDDDSKEPKSSAQLLEDWGMEDIDHVFSEEDYRTLTNYKAFSQFVRPLIAAKNPKIAVSKMMMVLGAKWREFSTNNPFKGSSGASVAAAAAAAVAVVESMVTATEVAPPPPPVEVPIRKAKTKEGKGPNARRKPKGSPRVPDAKKPKPKKVAPLKIKLGGFGSKRKRSSSEDDDLDVESDFDDASINSYSVSDGSTSRSSRSRKKLRTTKKKKKGEEEVTAVDGYETDHQDYCEVCQQGGEIILCDTCPRAYHMVCLDPDMEKAPEGKWSCPHCEKEGIQWEAKEDNSEGEEILEEVGGDPEEEDDHHMEFCRVCKDGGELLCCDTCPSSYHIHCLNPPLPEIPNGEWLCPRCTCPALKGKVQKILIWKWGQPPSPTPVPRPPDADPNTPSPKPLEGRPERQFFVKWQGMSYWHCSWVSELQLELHCQVMFRNYQRKNDMDEPPSGDFGGDEEKSRKRKNKDPKFAEMEERFYRYGIKPEWMMIHRILNHSVDKKGHVHYLIKWRDLPYDQASWESEDVEIQDYDLFKQSYWNHRELMRGEEGRPGKKLKKVKLRKLERPPETPTVDPTVKYERQPEYLDATGGTLHPYQMEGLNWLRFSWAQGTDTILADEMGLGKTVQTAVFLYSLYKEGHSKGPFLVSAPLSTIINWEREFEMWAPDMYVVTYVGDKDSRAIIRENEFSFEDNAIRGGKKASRMKKEASVKFHVLLTSYELITIDMAILGSIDWACLIVDEAHRLKNNQSKFFRVLNGYSLQHKLLLTGTPLQNNLEELFHLLNFLTPERFHNLEGFLEEFADIAKEDQIKKLHDMLGPHMLRRLKADVFKNMPSKTELIVRVELSPMQKKYYKYILTRNFEALNARGGGNQVSLLNVVMDLKKCCNHPYLFPVAAMEAPKMPNGMYDGSALIRASGKLLLLQKMLKNLKEGGHRVLIFSQMTKMLDLLEDFLEHEGYKYERIDGGITGNMRQEAIDRFNAPGAQQFCFLLSTRAGGLGINLATADTVIIYDSDWNPHNDIQAFSRAHRIGQNKKVMIYRFVTRASVEERITQVAKKKMMLTHLVVRPGLGSKTGSMSKQELDDILKFGTEELFKDEATDGGGDNKEGEDSSVIHYDDKAIERLLDRNQDETEDTELQGMNEYLSSFKVAQYVVREEEMGEEEVEREIIKQEESVDPDYWEKLLRHHYEQQQEDLARNLGKGKRIRKQVNYNDGSQEDRDWQDDQSDNQSDYSVASEEGDEDFDERSEAPRRPSRKGLRNDKDKPLPPLLARVGGNIEVLGFNARQRKAFLNAIMRYGMPPQDAFTTQWLVRDLRGKSEKEFKAYVSLFMRHLCEPGADGAETFADGVPREGLSRQHVLTRIGVMSLIRKKVQEFEHVNGRWSMPELAEVEENKKMSQPGSPSPKTPTPSTPGDTQPNTPAPAPPPEDGIKIEENSLKEEESAEGEKEVKTTAPEATVECTQPSAPASEDEKVLVELPEGEEKVEKAEVKERTEEPMETETKGAAEVEKVEEKSAIDLTPIVVEDKEEKKEEEEKKEVMLQNGETPKELNDEKQKKNIKQRFMFNIADGGFTELHSLWQNEERAATVTKKTYEIWHRRHDYWLLAGIINHGYARWQDIQNDPRYAILNEPFKGEMNRGNFLEIKNKFLARRFKLLEQALVIEEQLRRAAYLNMSEDPSHPSMALNTRFAEVECLAESHQHLSKESMAGNKPANAVLHKGILKQLEELLSDMKADVTRLPATIARIPPVAVRLQMSERNILSRLANRAPEPTPQQVAQQQ; from the exons ATGGCGTCGGGCCTGGGCTCCCCGTCCCCCTGCTCGGCGGGCAGTGAGGACGACGACATGGATGCACTTTTGAACAAcagcctgcccccaccccacccag AAAACGACGAGGACCCAGAAGAGGATTTGTCAGAAGCAGAGACTCCAAagctcaagaagaaaaagaagcctAAGAAACCTCGGGACCCTAAAATCCCTAAGAGCAAGCGCCAAAAAAAGGAG CGTATGCTCTTATGCCGGCAGCTGGGGGACAGCTCTGGGGAGGGGCCAGAGTttgtggaggaggaggaagaggtggcTCTGCGTTCAGACAGTGAGGGCAGCGACTATACCCCtggcaagaagaagaagaagaagcttggtcctaagaaagaaaagaagagcaaatccaagcggaaagaagaggaggaggaggatgacgatgatgatgattCAAAG GAGCCTAAATCATCCGCTCAGCTCCTGGAAGATTGGGGCATGGAAGACATTGACCATGTGTTCTCAGAGGAGGATTATCGCACTCTTACCAACTACAAGGCCTTCAGCCAGTTTGTCCG ACCCCTCATTGCTGCCAAAAACCCCAAGATTGCTGTTTCCAAAATGATGATGGTTTTGGGCGCTAAGTGGCGGGAGTTCAGTACCAACAACCCCTTCAAAGGCAGTTCTGGGGCCTCAGTGGCAGCGGCAGCAGCGGCGGCAGTGGCTGTGGTGGAGAGCATGGTGACTGCCACTGAAGTTGCCCCACCACCTCCCCCCGTGGAGGTGCCTATCCGCAAAGCCAAGACCAAGGAGGGCAAAG GTCCCAATGCCCGGAGGAAGCCCAAGGGCAGCCCTCGTGTACCTGATGCCAAGAAGCCTAAACCCAAGAAAGTAGCTCCTCTGAAAATCAAGCTGGGAGGTTTTGGTTCTAAGCGTAAAAGATCCTCG AGTGAGGATGATGACTTAGATGTGGAATCTGACTTTGACGATGCCAGTATCAACAGCTATTCTGTTTCTGATGGCTCCACCAGCCGTAGTAGCCGCAGCCGCAAGAAACTCCGAaccactaaaaagaaaaagaaag GCGAGGAGGAGGTGACTGCTGTGGATGGTTATGAGACAGACCACCAGGACTATTGCGAGGTGTGCCAGCAAGGTGGCGAGATCATCCTGTGCGATACCTGTCCCCGAGCTTACCACATGGTCTGCCTGGACCCTGACATGGAGAAGGCCCCCGAGGGCAAGTGGAGCTGTCCACACTGT GAGAAGGAGGGCATCCAGTGGGAGGCTAAAGAGGATAATTCTGAGGGTGAGGAAATCCTGGAAGAGGTTGGGGGGGACCCTGAAGAGGAGGATGACCACCACATGGAATTCTGCCGGGTCTGCAAGGATGGTGGGGAGCTGCTGTGCTGTGACACCTGCCCTTCCTCCTACCATATCCACTGCCTGAACCCCCCGCTCCCAGAAATACCCAACGGTGAATGGCTGTGTCCCCGCTGTACG tGCCCAGCTCTTAAGGGCAAGGTTCAGAAGATCTTAATCTGGAAGTGGGGTCAGCCTCCATCTCCCACACCAGTGCCTCGGCCTCCGGATGCTGATCCCAATACTCCCTCCCCCAAGCCCTTGGAGGGGCGACCAGAGCGGCAGTTCTTTGTGAAATGGCAAGGCATGTCTTACTGGCACTGCTCCTGGGTATCTGAACTGCAG CTGGAGCTGCACTGTCAGGTGATGTTCCGGAACTATCAGCGGAagaatgacatggatgaaccacCTTCTGGGGACTTTGGTGGTGATGAAGAGAAGAGCCGAAAGCGAAAGAACAAGGATCCtaaatttgcagaaatggagGAACGCTTCTATCGCTATGGGATAAAACCTGAGTGGATGATGATACACCGAATTCTCAACCACAG TGTGGACAAGAAGGGCCATGTTCACTACTTGATCAAATGGCGTGACTTACCCTATGATCAGGCATCTTGGGAaagtgaggatgtggagatacAGGACTATGACCTGTTCAAGCAGAGCTATTGGAATCACAG gGAGTTAATGAGGGGTGAGGAAGGACGGCCAGGCAAGAAACTCAAGAAGGTAAAGCTGAGGAAGCTGGAGAGACCTCCTGAAACACCAACCGTTGAC CCAACAGTGAAGTATGAACGACAGCCCGAGTACCTGGATGCCACAGGTGGAACCCTGCACCCCTATCAGATGGAGGGCTTGAACTGGCTGCGTTTCTCCTGGGCCCAGGGCACTGACACCATCTTGGCTGATGAGATGGGCCTGGGGAAGACTGTGCAGACAGCCGTCTTTCTTTATTCTCTCTACAAAGAG GGTCATTCCAAAGGCCCCTTCCTAGTGAGCGCCCCTCTTTCTACCATCATCAACTGGGAGCGGGAGTTTGAAATGTGGGCTCCAGATATGTATGTCGTGACCTACGTGGGCGACAAGGATAGCCGTGCCATCATCCGGGAGAATGAGTTCTCCTTTGAAGACAACGCCATTCGTGGTGGCAAGAAGGCCTCCCGCATGAAG AAAGAGGCATCTGTGAAATTCCATGTGCTGCTGACATCCTATGAGTTGATCACCATTGACATGGCTATCTTGGGTTCTATTGACTGGGCCTGCCTCATTGTGGATGAAGCCCATCGGCTCAAGAACAATCAGTCTAAG TTCTTCCGGGTCTTGAATGGCTATTCACTCCAGCACAAGCTGTTGCTAACTGGGACTCCGTTACAAAACAATCTGGAAGAGTTGTTTCATCTGCTCAATTTTCTCACTCCTGAGAGGTTCCA caatttggaaggcttcctggaggagtttGCTGACATTGCCAAGGAGGACCAGATTAAAAAACTACATGACATGCTGGGGCCTCACATGTTGCGACGGCTCAAAGCTGATGTGTTCAAGAATATGCCATCCAAGACAGAGCTTATTGTGCGTGTGGAGCTGAGCCCTATGCAGAA GAAATATTACAAGTACATCCTCACTCGAAATTTTGAGGCACTCAATGCTCGAGGTGGTGGGAACCAAGTCTCCTTGCTAAATGTGGTGATGGATCTTAAGAAGTGCTGCAACCACCCCTATCTCTTCCCCGTGGCTGCAATG GAAGCCCCTAAGATGCCCAATGGCATGTATGATGGCAGTGCCCTAATCAGAGCATCTGGGAAATTACTACTATTGCAGAAGATGCTCAAGAACCTGAAGGAGGGTGGGCACCGTGTGCTCATCTTCTCCCAG ATGACTAAGATGTTGGATCTACTAGAGGATTTCTTGGAACATGAAGGTTATAAATATGAGCGTATTGACGGTGGAATCACTGGGAACATGCGTCAAGAGGCCATTGACCGCTTTAATG CACCAGGTGCTCAACAGTTCTGCTTCTTGCTTTCTACTCGAGCTGGAGGCCTTGGTATCAATCTGGCCACTGCAGACACAGTAATTATCTATGACTCGGACTGGAATCCCCATAATGATATCCAG GCTTTTAGCAGAGCTCACCGTATTGGCCAAAATAAGAAGGTGATGATCTATCGATTTGTGACCCGTGCGTCAGTGGAGGAGCGCATCACGCAGGTGGCGAAGAAGAAGATGATGCTGACGCATTTAGTGGTGCGACCTGGGCTGGGTTCCAAGACTGGATCCATGTCCAAACAGGAGCTGGATGATATCCTCAAGTTTGGCACTGAGGAGCTATTTAAGGATGAAGCCACAGATGGAG GAGGAGACAACAAAGAGGGAGAAGATAGCAGTGTTATCCACTATGATGATAAGGCCATTGAACGACTGCTGGACCGTAACCAGGATGAGACTGAGGACACAGAGTTGCAGGGCATGAATGAATATTTGAGCTCATTCAAAGTGGCCCAGTACGTGGTGCGGGAAGAAGAAATGGGG gaagaggaggtagAACGGGAAATCATAAAACAGGAAGAAAGTGTGGATCCTGACTACTGGGAGAAATTGCTGCGGCACCATTATGAGCAGCAGCAAGAAGATCTGGCCCGAAATCTGGGCAAAGGGAAAAGAATTCGTAAACAGGTCAACTACAATGATGGCTCACAGGAGGACCGAG ATTGGCAGGACGACCAGTCCGACAACCAGTCCGATTACTCAGTGGCTTCAGAGGAAGGTGATGAAGACTTTGATGAACGTTCAGAAG CTCCCCGCAGGCCCAGTCGTAAGGGCCTGCGGAATGACAAAGATAAGCCATTACCTCCTCTGTTGGCTCGTGTTGGTGGGAATATTGAA GTACTTGGTTTTAATGCTCGTCAGAGAAAAGCCTTTCTTAATGCAATTATGCGATATGGGATGCCACCCCAGGATGCTTTCACCACTCAGTGGCTTGTGAGAGATCTTCGAGGCAAATCAGAGAAAGAGTTCAA GGcctatgtgtctctttttatgcGGCATTTATGTGAGCCTGGAGCAGATGGGGCAGAGACGTTTGCTGATGGTGTCCCCCGAGAAGGCCTGTCTCGCCAGCATGTCCTTACTAGGATTGGTGTCATGTCCTTGATTCGCAAGAAG GTTCAAGAGTTTGAACATGTTAACGGGCGCTGGAGCATGCCtgagctggctgaagtagaggaaaacaagaaaatgtcCCAGCCGGGGTCACCCTCCCCAAAGACTCCTACACCCTCCACTCCAGGGGACACACAACCCAATACTCctgctcctgccccaccccctg AGGATGggataaaaatagaagaaaatagccTCAAAGAAGAAGAGAGTGCGGAAGGAGAAAAGGAGGTTAAAACTACAGCCCCTGAGGCCACTGTTGAG tgTACACAACCCTCTGCCCCTGCCTCAGAGGATGAAAAGGTCCTTGTTGAACTTCCTgagggagaggagaaagtggAAAAGGCAGAGGTGAAGGAGAGAACAGAGGAACCTATGGAGACAGAGACCAAAG GTGCTGCTGAGGTGGAGAAGGTAGAGGAGAAGTCAGCAATAGATCTGACCCCCATTGTGGTGGAGGATAAAG aagagaagaaagaagaagaagagaaaaaagaggtgATGCTTCAGAATGGAGAGACCCCCAAAGAGCTCAATGATgagaagcagaagaaaaacattaaacaGCGTTTCATGTTCAACATTGCAGATGGTGGTTTTACTG AATTGCACTCCCTTTGGCAGAATGAGGAGCGGGCAGCCACAGTCACCAAGAAGACTTATGAGATCTGGCATCGACGGCATGACTATTGGCTGCTGGCTGGCATCATAAA CCATGGCTATGCCCGGTGGCAGGACATCCAGAATGACCCACGCTATGCCATCCTCAATGAACCTTTCAAAGGTGAAATGAACCGTGGCAATTTCTTAGAAATCAAGAATAAGTTTCTAGCACGAAGATTCAAG CTCTTGG